The Bernardetia sp. ABR2-2B DNA window TTGCCGTTTAGAGGTTGGTATGTAAAAGGCTCTGGAATGAATATGGAAAATAATGGAGCGCAGCCTGATGTTTTGGTAGAAAACTCTCCAAATGCAAAAGCAAACAATGAAGACGAGCAGTTGAAAAAGTCTGTTGAAATTTTGTTGAAGCAAATTGCAGAAAAGAAAACAAGTAGTGGAAAACCGTAATAATTACGATTTTTGATTGAACTAACAAAGCCTTTGTATCATTCTTTTGATACGAAGGCTTTGTTTATTAAAAAAAACACTTGTTTTCTTCTAAAAGAAATGGCTATTAAAGCTAAGAAAATCATTTCATCGAAACTACTAGTTTTCCAAATCCTTCGCCATCTTTCATTATATCAAAAGCTGAAATTATATCAGAAAAAGGTGTTACAGAACCAATAATCGGTTTTATCTTGTGTTTTTCTACGAAGTTTACCATTTCTACAAATTCTTTATCACTTCCCATAGTTGAGCCTTGAATTCGGATTTGATTAAAAAACATTCTATACAAATCGATTTTTTGAGGCAAACCTAAAGTTGCACCGTAAAACACAATCCTCCCAGAACGCCCTAAGAGTTTGATAATTTCGGCAAATGTTTCTCCTCCTGCACTATCAATGGCACAATCAAAACTTCCTGCTTTATCTTTTAACTGTTTGTTCCAATCTGGGTCTTTATAATTGACTGCTCCTGCTGCCCCCATTTCTTCTAAGGTTTCTAATTTTTCATCATCTCCAGAAGTTACAAAAACTTTTGCTCCTGCTGCAAGTGCAAATTGAAAAGCAAATTGAGCTACACCACCACCAGCACCCGAAATCAATACCTTACTTCCTTTTTGTATTCCTCCGTGATAAAACGCAGAGCGAAAAGCTGTCAATCCTGCAAGTGGCAAAGCAGCAGCTTCTTCTAATGAAAGTAATTTTGGTTTCTCTACTAACCTATCTTGATTTACACAAAGAAATTCGGCAAAAGTTCCGTCTGTGGGCATTCCCAAAATATAATAATCTGCTGATTGGTGTCTTTCATCATCTCCCCAAT harbors:
- a CDS encoding zinc-binding dehydrogenase; amino-acid sequence: MFALRLLEKDSSHTDRIQLQDIKTPEPKENEVLIQMQTAALNRRDQWIREGLYPGIRPSTLGSDGCGIVVRTGENAKKWESKTVIINPNNNWGDDERHQSADYYILGMPTDGTFAEFLCVNQDRLVEKPKLLSLEEAAALPLAGLTAFRSAFYHGGIQKGSKVLISGAGGGVAQFAFQFALAAGAKVFVTSGDDEKLETLEEMGAAGAVNYKDPDWNKQLKDKAGSFDCAIDSAGGETFAEIIKLLGRSGRIVFYGATLGLPQKIDLYRMFFNQIRIQGSTMGSDKEFVEMVNFVEKHKIKPIIGSVTPFSDIISAFDIMKDGEGFGKLVVSMK